Genomic DNA from Pirellulales bacterium:
CGCGATCCTCGGTCACGCCGGCCGGCTTCAAAATGGTCTGCCAGGAGCGCGGGCCATCCTGGTTCGGTTCGACCTCGAAACGGATACGTGTCGTGCCGATCGTGACTTCCAGCGGCAGGTCAAAGTCACGGTTTGAGTTGACGCCGAGTTGTGCTTCGCATCCGATGACGTGGACTGGCGTGTGTTGGCTGAGATTTTCGACGCGCAGCCGCCCCTGGGTTTCGGTAACGCGTAGCTGATCTCGTGAAACAAAGGGATCGTCGATCACGACCCGCTCGAGCGAGCCTTGCAGGACACGGCCAAACTCGAGTGGTCCCGCGGCGTGCGAGATTTGCCGTTGTTGGCGGTTATTGTGAATCGTAACGCGAAGCATTTCTCGGCCCGCCGTCGTCAAAACCCCGTCGACGCGCGTCATTCCAGTAGCAGTTCCCTAACAGCTACCTGCGAGCGCAATTCCACCGCCCTCAAGACTACGACGCGGGGGCCGGTTGACGCAAACCCAACTTCCGGCGACTTTACCGGTTTTCCCGGTAATATTGCGATGCGTTGACACCCCGTCACGGCACTTTTAGACTCCAAAATCCTTTAGCGGTCGCGCGTCAGCGGGCGGGTGACGCGAGACGAACCGATTCTAAGTCGTACTTCCGCGCGACGGTCTTACAGTTTCACTCTACGACGGCGCATCCCCAGGAGACGAGTAATGGCGGCACAGTCGAGCGGGCGAATCGACACGGTGATGCACGAGGACCGACTGTTCCCGCCACCGAAGGAGTTCGCTACCAAGGCGCGGATCGATTCGCTGGCCGCTTACGATGAAATGTGGCGTGAAGCGGCGGCCGACATCGACTCCTTTTGGGCCAAGTTCGCCAGCGAACTGCATTGGTTCAAACCGTATCAGAAGGTGCTCGAGTGGCACGAGCCGCTGGCCAAGTGGTTCGTCGGCGGGCAGACCAACGCCTCGTACAACTGCCTTGATGCGCATTTGGCTGGCCCGCGGGGCAACAAAGCCGCGATTATCTGGGAGGGTGAGCCGGGCGACACGCGCGTCCTCACTTACCAGATGCTGCACCACGAAGTCTGTAAGTTCGCCAACGCCCTGTTGAAGCTAGGGATTCGCAAAGGGGACGTGGTATCGATCTACATGCCGCTGGTGCCGGAACTCGCGATTTCGATGCTCGCCTGCGCGCGAATCGGGGCGATTCATTCTGTGATCTTTGGTGGATTCTCTAGCGAAGCAATTGCCGACCGCAATAACGACGCCCGAGCGAAGTTGGTCATTACCGCCGACGGCGGTTGGCGCCGCGGACAGCAATTGCCGCTGAAGGCCAACGTCGACGAAGCGCTGTCCAAAAGCCCCACGGTCGAGAATTGCGTCGTGCTGCGCCGCATCGGCAATGAAGTAACGATGAAGCCAGGACGCGACCATTGGTGGGACGAGTTAATGGCCGAAGTGTCGGCCCATTGCCCGGCTGAGCCGCTCGATAGTGAAACGCCGTTATTCATCCTCTACACCAGCGGCTCGACCGGTAAGCCCAAGGGGATCAAGCACACCACGGCCGGCTATCAATTGTTCACGAAAAAAACCACCGAATGGGTGTTCGACATTCGCGACGAGGACGTTTACTGGTGTACCGCCGATTGCGGCTGGATCACGGGCCATAGCTACGTCGTATATGGACCTCTCTCCTGCGGCGCGACCGTATTGATGTACGAGGGCGCGCCCAATTGGCCGGATGAGGGACGCTTTTGGGAAATCATCGAGCGTTATCGGGTTTCGATCTTTTACACGGCCCCAACGGCGATTCGATCGTTCATCAAATGGGGCGATCGCTGGGTCGATGGGCACGATCTTTCCAGCTTGCGGCTGCTAGGCACCGTCGGCGAAGGAATCAATCCCGAAGCCTGGATGTGGTATCACCGCAAAATTGGAGGTGAACGCTGCCCGATCGTCGATACCTGGTGGCAAACCGAAACGGGGGGCATCATGATGAGCCCGCTGCCTGGCGCCATTGCAACCAAACCGGGAAGTTGCACCAAACCACTGCCCGGAATCGTACCGGCGATCGTCGACGATCGTGGCCGACCCGTCGACGCAGGCCAGGGAGGTTGGCTCGTCATTACGAAGCCTTGGCCCGGCATGTTGCGCGGCATCTGGGGTGACGACAATCGCTATGCCGAGCAGTATTGGCAGAAAGTTCCCCACAACTACCTGGCCGGCGATAACGCGCGCCAAGACAAAGATGGCTACTACTGGATCATGGGGAGGATCGACGACGTTTTAAACGTCGCTGGCCATCGCTTGAGCACGATCGAAATCGAAAGCGCACTGGTCAGTCATCCGCGTGTGGCCGAGGCCGCTGCTGTCGGCCGCCCGGACGAAGTGAAAGGCGAGGCCGTCGCAGTGTTCGTCACGTTAAAAGGTGGTGAAGCCACGGACGCTCTGCGCGACGAGTTGAAAAAGCACGTACGGAAAGAGATCGGCGCGCTCGCCCAGCCGGATGACGTGCGATTTACGAGCGCCCTGCCCAAGACGCGCAGCGGCAAGATCATGCGCCGCCTGCTGCGCGACATCGCGGCCGGCAAGGAAATCGTCGGCGATACGACGACACTTGAAGATTACGGCGTGCTAGCCAAGCTGCGCGAGGACGACGAGTGATGTAAACGCTGAATGGAAACCGATTAGTGCGGTCAAAAACAACTAGCTCGAGCGCACCTAACCCACTCGTCATTCATCACTGCGCGCTTAGCACTTCGTTTCATTCCGGGAACAGCTTCGTCGAAAGGTAGCGCTCGCCCAGGTCGGGGAGTATGACGACGATCATTTTCCCCTTGTTCTCGGGCCGCTTAGCGACCTGGATCGCCGCCCAGGCGGCAGCACCGCAACTGATGCCGCACATGAATCCTTCGAGCTTGGCCATTTCCCGCGAAGTTTCCATCGCGTCCTCATCGGTAACCAACACCACGTCGTCGATGATCTCGACGTTCAAAACATCGGGGATGAAGCCGGCACCGATCCCTTGGATCGTATGCTTGCCAGGCTTGAGTTCTTGGCCGGCGCGGCGCTGCGTAATAACCGGGCTATTGGTCGGTTCCACGGCAATGATCTGCACGCTCGGCTTGCGTTGCTTAAGGACTTCGCCGACGCCGGTTATCGTGCCTCCGGTTCCGACCGCGGAAACAAAGATATCCACGCCGCCGTCGGTGTCGCGCCAGATCTCTTCGGCCGTTGTCTTACGGTGGACTTCGGGATTGGCCGGATTCCTAAACTGATGTGGTACGAAATAGTTTTTGTGCTGCGCGGCTAGTTCTTCAGCCTTTCGCATGGCGCCGGGCATTCCTTCGGCCGCCGGTGTAAGAATCAACTCGGCTCCCAAAGCCTTCAGCATGCGTCGACGTTCCAGGCTCATGCTCTCGGGCATCGTCACGGCTAGCTTGTAGCCGCGCGCCGCGCACACATACGCCAAACCGATCCCGGTGTTTCCGCTGGTGGGTTCGATGATGACCGTATCCGGCTTGATCTTGCCTTGCTTTTCAGCAGCATCGATCATGGCGGCGGCGATCCGGTCCTTGACACTCCACAGCGGATTCAAACTTTCGAGCTTGCCGTACACCGTCGCTAGGCAGCCGTCCGTAACCCGTCGCAGCTTCACCAATGGGGTATTACCGATGCACTGGGTGATTTCGTCGTGCAAACGGGTTTCCGATGCGGTGGCCATGACGGGCTCCTTCTTTAGTTAGCACCCGGCGGCAGCGAAATGCTCGCGCGGACGCGGTTTC
This window encodes:
- the cysK gene encoding cysteine synthase A, whose amino-acid sequence is MATASETRLHDEITQCIGNTPLVKLRRVTDGCLATVYGKLESLNPLWSVKDRIAAAMIDAAEKQGKIKPDTVIIEPTSGNTGIGLAYVCAARGYKLAVTMPESMSLERRRMLKALGAELILTPAAEGMPGAMRKAEELAAQHKNYFVPHQFRNPANPEVHRKTTAEEIWRDTDGGVDIFVSAVGTGGTITGVGEVLKQRKPSVQIIAVEPTNSPVITQRRAGQELKPGKHTIQGIGAGFIPDVLNVEIIDDVVLVTDEDAMETSREMAKLEGFMCGISCGAAAWAAIQVAKRPENKGKMIVVILPDLGERYLSTKLFPE
- the acs gene encoding acetate--CoA ligase — translated: MAAQSSGRIDTVMHEDRLFPPPKEFATKARIDSLAAYDEMWREAAADIDSFWAKFASELHWFKPYQKVLEWHEPLAKWFVGGQTNASYNCLDAHLAGPRGNKAAIIWEGEPGDTRVLTYQMLHHEVCKFANALLKLGIRKGDVVSIYMPLVPELAISMLACARIGAIHSVIFGGFSSEAIADRNNDARAKLVITADGGWRRGQQLPLKANVDEALSKSPTVENCVVLRRIGNEVTMKPGRDHWWDELMAEVSAHCPAEPLDSETPLFILYTSGSTGKPKGIKHTTAGYQLFTKKTTEWVFDIRDEDVYWCTADCGWITGHSYVVYGPLSCGATVLMYEGAPNWPDEGRFWEIIERYRVSIFYTAPTAIRSFIKWGDRWVDGHDLSSLRLLGTVGEGINPEAWMWYHRKIGGERCPIVDTWWQTETGGIMMSPLPGAIATKPGSCTKPLPGIVPAIVDDRGRPVDAGQGGWLVITKPWPGMLRGIWGDDNRYAEQYWQKVPHNYLAGDNARQDKDGYYWIMGRIDDVLNVAGHRLSTIEIESALVSHPRVAEAAAVGRPDEVKGEAVAVFVTLKGGEATDALRDELKKHVRKEIGALAQPDDVRFTSALPKTRSGKIMRRLLRDIAAGKEIVGDTTTLEDYGVLAKLREDDE